In Bacillota bacterium, the sequence ATTCCTAGATCATAGGCTTTGTTCCCTTGTCACCACCTACGGCAGCCGGCATAAAGGCAATCACTTTCTGTAATCGCAAGTAGAACGGGTCTACTGGAAGACTTCTGTCTCCGGGTTTAGATTACCGATTCGCCGTAGTTATCCAATTTGCCAAGGGCAAAGTCTGACACAACCATATCATACTACAGATTCAATTTGCTGACAACCTAACGCCAAGCCCTACTGGCTTTGTTCCGCCTGATACACCCTCCGATGTCCCATCACCAAAAGTTCTACCTTCAGGGTCTGATCAGCGGCCCTTTCCAGGACCGTGAAGGTACCAGCGGACTCTAGGCCCACAGTTTTTCCTCCGTGCTCAGCCAGCAACCTCTGGGGATGATAGGAAGCCATATCCACCGCCACGGCAAAGGGGATTTCCCCCATCTCCTGGGCATTGGTAACGGCACGAAGCAGAGTCAAAGCAGAACCGGCCAGGTAGGGAGTTCCGCTAAGCCGGACCACCCCTTCTGCCTGTAATTCAACCTCCATCCCCAAGGTTCGATAGTGCCCTGGCGGCAAGCCCGCCACAGACACCGCATCGGACACCAACACCACCCGATGCTCCCCCTTACTGCGGACCATGGCCTTAAACACGTCGGGAGGCAGGTGGAATCCGTCGGCGATGAGACCGGCCCACAGGCGATCCTCGGACATCTGGGTCCAGATGTAGTTGGGGTGCCTGGGAACCATGGCATGGGAACCATTACCCAAGTGAGTTGACATCACCGCTCCTGCATCGACAGCCTGGCGAATTTGCTCCGGTGTGGCATTGGTATGACCAATGGCCGGGATAACATCGGACTTAACCAGATTAGCGATAAAATCCAGCGCCTCGGGATACTCCGGACTGAGGGTTACCAGCCGAATGTTGCCTCTGGCCGCTTCCTGCAGACGGAGAAACTCCTCCCAATCCGGTGGTCTGGCCTCCTCCCTGGGGTGGGCCCCCCGGGGACCATCCTCAGCAGAGATGTAGGGACCTTCCATGTGAATGCCCGGCATCGATTGACCCCAATTGTCGTCCTCCATTGCCTCGGCGATCAAGGCTAAGGATCGACTCATTCGCTCAAAGGAACCGGTGGTAATCGTGGGGAGAAAATAGGCAACACCCAGTGCCCGTTGGGCGGCTACCACAGAGAAAATCTTTTCCAAGGATAGCTGGTCCGGCTGGTTGAAATCCACCCCACAATAGCCGTTGATCTGCATATCCATCAGTCCCGGTGCCAGAATCAACTCCCGATCGCCGGGTCCAATCTCCAGCTCTACCTCCGCGGACACCGGCGTCACCTGCCAGCGCTGGTTCTCATCCATCTCTACCTTGACCGGCTGCTTCGTCTTGTAGTGGCGACAGAGCCACTCCATGGTAACTCACCCTTCCTGAAACTTCGCGATTTCAGCAAACTCCGGAGTCAATTTCTCATACAAGGAGCGATACAACCGATACAGCTCCCGATATCTCTTGGTTGCTGTCCCGTCAGGCTCAACCTCTGCTTCCACCACTACCAGTTCCGTCACCGCATCTAAATTCGACACCTCACCGAGGGCAACGGCGGCTAGGAAGGCTGCGCCAAAGGCAGATCCCTCCAACACCTTCGGCAGCTGAACACTGACACCAAAGACATCGGCCATCATCTGAACCCACACCGGGGAGTTGGCGAATCCTCCGGAAGCCAAGATCTGCTGGGGCCGGCCCAGCAACTCAACCAGGGCCTCATACACCCCAAACAGGTGGAAGGTGACACCCTCCATCATCGCCCGATAGACCTCTGGGGCGCCGTGTCCGCTGTTTAGCCCAAACAAAACTCCCCGGGAATCGGGATTCCACCCGGGACTGCGTTCGCCAAACAACATCGGCAAAAAGACCAGACCTCGGCTGCCCGCCGGGACAGAGCTGGCCCATTGATCGAGAAGTTCGTAAATTCCCAGCCCTCGCTTTTCTGCCTCCCGCTGAGCGCCCTGGCCAAAATTATGGCGAAACCAATTGGTTATATTGCCGCCGTTGTTCAGGGCTCCGCCACTGACCCACTTGCCCTGGGCTAGGTAATAACACCAACACCGCTGCTTCGGATCCAGTTTCGGAGAGTCCATTACAGCCCGCACCGCTCCCGAGGTTCCCACCATGGCCACCATCTGGCCCGGGCGAACGGCCCCCGACCCCAAGTTAGACAGAGTTCCGTCCGTTGCTCCCAGCACCACAGGTATATCCATGGGAAGAGAGCGACTCTCGGCATACTGGCCGCCAAAGCCCGGCAAAACCGTCATGGGATCCGCCAGTTGGGGTAACAGGTCCCGACTAATTCCCGCCGCGGCAACGGCCCCATCGTCCCAATCCATCGTCTCTAGGTTGAAGAGTCCCGTTGTCGAAGCTGTAGAGAATTCCTCCAGAATTTGCCCCGTCAGCTTATACACCACGTAGCCCTTGATGGAGAGGATCTTCGCCGTCTTGGCCATTAGTTCCGGCTGATTCTCCTTCAGCCACAATAACTTGGCCGGCAAATAGGTGGGATGCACCGGGCAACCGGTACGGCCATACAGGTCATCGGTCTGTGCCCGCTGAACCAACTGCTGGGCTTGGTCCCGGGACCGCAAGTCTGCCCAGATAATCGCCTTCGTCAAAGGGTTTCCCTCAGAGGACAGCAAGATTAGGCTGTGCATCACCGCGGAGATCCCAATGGCCTTTGGTTTTTTCCCCTGCAGCTTTGGGTGGGCCATCACCTCATTTATCACCTGGACCACGGAATCTAGGATCTCATCGGGATCCTGCTCTGCCCACCCGGCCCGAGGTATGGATAATGCGTAGCTTCCGCTGGCACTGGCCAGCAGGTTAAACTCCCGGTCAAAGGCTACCGCTCGGCAGCTGGATGTTCCAATATCTAGTCCTATATAATACGTCATTGTCCTCCGGCGACAAAACCCCGGGAACCGAGGCTAAGACCGCCTCCCGCCTTTCCCTATATCACGCTGGTATGTCTTCAAAGCTAACCTACAGCAAGGATAGCTCTGCTAGTTCCTTGCGTAGCTCATCTACTTCTTGATACTCCAAACCCCTTAAGGGTGCCTTTATCCCACCAAAGGAAATACCCCGGAGAGATACTGCGGCTTTGAAGCGAGCCAAATAGGGGCCCTGCTTGAGAATATCCCGGACTTGGTTCACCTGATACTGCAACCGGCGAGCTGTCTCCAGATCTTCATCGGTGTAGGCTTTGTACAACCTGACCATCAGCTCCGGAAAAACATTGGCTACGGCAGAAATCACCCCAACACCGCCAACGGCCAAGGCCGGCAAGAAGAGAACATCGCTGCCGACGATCACCCGATAGCCTTCACCAAGGACGGAAATGTAATCCTGGAGGCGAGCCACATCCTTACTGGAATCCTTCACTCCCGCCACCGAGGGGCAATAGGAGGCAATCTCCTTTGCCAGAGCGGGACTGATATCATTGCGGCTGTTGGCCGGCAAATTGTAGATATATAGCGGCAAATCGGGAACCGCTTCCGCTACCCTGCGGTAATGGGTCAATAACCCAGTGGCATCGAACTTGTAAAAGTAAGGCGCCACCACTCCAATGGCATCGGCACCGATGGAGCGAGCATGCTGCGCCAACTCCACCGTCTCAGTGGTGGAGAAGGAACCGACATGGACCATTACCGGCACTCGACCATTGGCCGCATCCACTACAGCTTCCGCTACTTCCTTCCGCTCCGTGGAGTTCAGCAGCATTCCCTCTCCTGTAGTCCCACAGGGATAGAGACCGTGAACCCCCTTATCAATTAAAAAGTCCACCAGGGCAATAATTGCATCGGTGTCTACCCTTCCATCGACACGAAAGGGCGACAGCAACGCAGGTATGACCCCGTGAAAATCCTTACTCACAATCTCTCCTCCAATCTTAGGCCTCTCCAAGGCTTTCTACAGCTGTCTTCTGGTTCCTGCCAGGGCCTTCCCCTCATCCAACAAGGGAAAGCCAGCAGTATAATCGAATTCTTCAAAGCGAGTCTAGCTTACCCTTCCTAAGGACAGGGCTAGTTGGACTCTAACAGCGAAAAACGAGGTGAACCCTAATGAATACCCCATTTGCGCCCCAAGCACGGATTCTGTTTCAAGGAGACAGTGTCACCGACTGCGGTCGAGACCGCAACAACACCTTTGACTTAGGCGGCGGCTATCCCGCCCTGATCGCTGCCCGGCTTTGGGCTGAACTTCCGGAGCTCAATCTTGAGGTGCTCAATCGCGGCATCAGCGGTAACCGAGTCTATGATCTGGAAACCCGCTGGGAAGAAGATTGCATCCAGCTGCAGCCAGACTGGGTCAGCATTCTGATCGGCATCAACGACACCTGGAGAAGATACGATCGTGACCTGGTATCGCCCATCGATGAATTTACCGCCTGCTATCGACGGATCTTGACTCAGACGGTGGAAACAACGGGAGCGAAGTTGATCCTGTGTGATCCCTTTGTCCTGCCCTACCCCGAGGATCGGAGAGCCTGGCGAGAGGACCTAGACCCGAGAATCACCGCGGTCAGAGATCTGGCCCGGGAATTTGACGCTATCTACGTACCCTTGGATGGAATCTTCGCTGCGGCGTCCGCCCGGCGTGAACCGGCCTTCTGGGCTGCCGATGGAGTCCATCCCACCTTGGCCGGTCACGGTCTCATCGCCAAGGCCTGGCTTAATGCCGTCTGTGGATAGGGCAAAAACAGAGGCTCCAACTAAGGGAGCCTAGATAGAATTGGAGAGATTCACCGCTATGGAAAAACTTGCCATTCACGGAGGAACGCCAATTAGTTCCGGCGATTTCAATTCCCGCTTGCAGGGGGCCCGCCTCCTCGATGATCGAGAGAGACAGGCCGTCCTAGAAGTCCTAGAAAGTCAAGCGCTGTTTCGGTATGCGCCGGGGGCTCGGAAGGTAGCAGAGTTTGAACGGGACTTTGCCGCCAGGCTGGGAATTGACTATGCCCTGGCGGTCTGTTCGGGAACCGCGGCCCTGCACATCGCCTTTGCCAGCCTGGGCCTCACCTGCGGTGATGAAGTGCTGGTTCCCGCGTTCTACTATGTGGCTACCGCCCACGCCATCCTGGCCACCGGGGCGATTCCGGTCTTTGTCGAGGTGGACGAATCCCTGGGGATGGACCTGGAGGACCTGCGCCGGAAAATTTCCCCCCGCACCAAGGCGATAGTCCCCGTCCACATGCGAGGAGTTCCCAGCAACATCACAGCCATCAGCGCCATTGCCAAGGAGCACGGCTTGCTGCTCATCGAAGACTGTGCTCAGTCCTGTGGCGCCACTTTCCAGGGGCAGCATGTGGGCACCTTCGGGGATGCAGCGGCCTTTAGCCTGCAGCATGAAAAGGTACTCACCACCGGGGACGGTGGAGTGGTGGTGACCAAGGACCCCGACGTCTACGAAAGGGCTGTGCGATTTCATAACAACGGGAACTTCCCTGGAGCCAGTCGGGAACAGGCTGTGATCGCCCTCAACCTGCGGATGCCGGAGCTCAGTGGTGCCGTGGCGGGAGAGCAGCTGAAAAAACTTGATGGCATCCTGGCGCAACCCCGGGCCCGTCACCGCAAACTCAAGGCGGGACTGGCGACCCTGAGCCCACAATACCCCATCGAGTTTCAACGGGTCCACGATCCCGAAGGAGACCTGGGAATCTCGCTGGTAATGTTTGTGCCGGAAGCCAAGGGCGAGGAATTTTCTCGGGCCCTATCGGCCGAGGGAATTCCCAATTGGTGGCTTTATTCCAGTCTGGGACACAGCTACCACACCTCTTACCAGTTGTTACAGAAGCGAACGCTAAACTCCAAGGGGTTCCCCTTTAGCTGCTATCCTGAAGTTGAGTATTACCCAGG encodes:
- a CDS encoding amidohydrolase family protein, whose protein sequence is MEWLCRHYKTKQPVKVEMDENQRWQVTPVSAEVELEIGPGDRELILAPGLMDMQINGYCGVDFNQPDQLSLEKIFSVVAAQRALGVAYFLPTITTGSFERMSRSLALIAEAMEDDNWGQSMPGIHMEGPYISAEDGPRGAHPREEARPPDWEEFLRLQEAARGNIRLVTLSPEYPEALDFIANLVKSDVIPAIGHTNATPEQIRQAVDAGAVMSTHLGNGSHAMVPRHPNYIWTQMSEDRLWAGLIADGFHLPPDVFKAMVRSKGEHRVVLVSDAVSVAGLPPGHYRTLGMEVELQAEGVVRLSGTPYLAGSALTLLRAVTNAQEMGEIPFAVAVDMASYHPQRLLAEHGGKTVGLESAGTFTVLERAADQTLKVELLVMGHRRVYQAEQSQ
- a CDS encoding gluconokinase, which gives rise to MTYYIGLDIGTSSCRAVAFDREFNLLASASGSYALSIPRAGWAEQDPDEILDSVVQVINEVMAHPKLQGKKPKAIGISAVMHSLILLSSEGNPLTKAIIWADLRSRDQAQQLVQRAQTDDLYGRTGCPVHPTYLPAKLLWLKENQPELMAKTAKILSIKGYVVYKLTGQILEEFSTASTTGLFNLETMDWDDGAVAAAGISRDLLPQLADPMTVLPGFGGQYAESRSLPMDIPVVLGATDGTLSNLGSGAVRPGQMVAMVGTSGAVRAVMDSPKLDPKQRCWCYYLAQGKWVSGGALNNGGNITNWFRHNFGQGAQREAEKRGLGIYELLDQWASSVPAGSRGLVFLPMLFGERSPGWNPDSRGVLFGLNSGHGAPEVYRAMMEGVTFHLFGVYEALVELLGRPQQILASGGFANSPVWVQMMADVFGVSVQLPKVLEGSAFGAAFLAAVALGEVSNLDAVTELVVVEAEVEPDGTATKRYRELYRLYRSLYEKLTPEFAEIAKFQEG
- a CDS encoding dihydrodipicolinate synthase family protein produces the protein MSKDFHGVIPALLSPFRVDGRVDTDAIIALVDFLIDKGVHGLYPCGTTGEGMLLNSTERKEVAEAVVDAANGRVPVMVHVGSFSTTETVELAQHARSIGADAIGVVAPYFYKFDATGLLTHYRRVAEAVPDLPLYIYNLPANSRNDISPALAKEIASYCPSVAGVKDSSKDVARLQDYISVLGEGYRVIVGSDVLFLPALAVGGVGVISAVANVFPELMVRLYKAYTDEDLETARRLQYQVNQVRDILKQGPYLARFKAAVSLRGISFGGIKAPLRGLEYQEVDELRKELAELSLL
- a CDS encoding SGNH/GDSL hydrolase family protein; this translates as MNTPFAPQARILFQGDSVTDCGRDRNNTFDLGGGYPALIAARLWAELPELNLEVLNRGISGNRVYDLETRWEEDCIQLQPDWVSILIGINDTWRRYDRDLVSPIDEFTACYRRILTQTVETTGAKLILCDPFVLPYPEDRRAWREDLDPRITAVRDLAREFDAIYVPLDGIFAAASARREPAFWAADGVHPTLAGHGLIAKAWLNAVCG
- a CDS encoding DegT/DnrJ/EryC1/StrS family aminotransferase, coding for MEKLAIHGGTPISSGDFNSRLQGARLLDDRERQAVLEVLESQALFRYAPGARKVAEFERDFAARLGIDYALAVCSGTAALHIAFASLGLTCGDEVLVPAFYYVATAHAILATGAIPVFVEVDESLGMDLEDLRRKISPRTKAIVPVHMRGVPSNITAISAIAKEHGLLLIEDCAQSCGATFQGQHVGTFGDAAAFSLQHEKVLTTGDGGVVVTKDPDVYERAVRFHNNGNFPGASREQAVIALNLRMPELSGAVAGEQLKKLDGILAQPRARHRKLKAGLATLSPQYPIEFQRVHDPEGDLGISLVMFVPEAKGEEFSRALSAEGIPNWWLYSSLGHSYHTSYQLLQKRTLNSKGFPFSCYPEVEYYPGMCPQTDSLLRRSIHFDINPFLTDEDLDKIIAGVEKVAYWLLRD